From the Cupriavidus necator N-1 genome, one window contains:
- a CDS encoding Bug family tripartite tricarboxylate transporter substrate binding protein, whose amino-acid sequence MKSSIKHRVSRSARFAAMAIAGLAAAHTAPTALAAEAWPAKPIKVIVPYTPGGSTDTVSRVVFERVSQRLGQPIIIENKPGANSTLGVGVAARSAPDGYTFVSVLAAYSANMSLYSKLSYKPTDLVPVAEMAELPLFLFSSKKLPVKTVAELVDYGKKHPDTLTFGSSGVGSSAHLTGERLAMESKLKLTHVPYNGSAPILPALVSGEVSVAFDPLLVPMPHVKSGKINVLAVASAKRWPGEPNIPTMEEAGFPGFVMSSWTGLMAPAGTPQPIVARMAKEIAAATRSPEVTKKLTDLGFVPVGGTPEEFRKLIERDTTRYAEIVKAGKITLD is encoded by the coding sequence TTGAAGTCCAGCATCAAGCATCGCGTATCGCGCAGCGCGCGTTTCGCCGCCATGGCCATTGCCGGCCTGGCCGCCGCCCACACCGCCCCCACTGCCCTCGCCGCCGAAGCGTGGCCGGCCAAGCCGATCAAGGTAATCGTGCCTTACACGCCTGGCGGCTCCACCGACACCGTCTCGCGCGTCGTGTTCGAAAGAGTCTCGCAGCGGCTGGGCCAGCCGATCATCATCGAGAACAAACCCGGCGCCAACAGCACCTTGGGCGTCGGCGTGGCCGCGCGCTCGGCGCCGGACGGCTACACCTTCGTGTCGGTGCTGGCCGCCTACAGCGCGAACATGTCGCTGTATTCCAAGCTCAGCTACAAGCCCACGGACCTGGTGCCGGTGGCGGAAATGGCCGAGCTGCCGCTGTTCCTGTTCTCCAGCAAGAAGCTGCCGGTCAAGACCGTCGCCGAACTGGTCGACTACGGCAAGAAGCACCCCGACACGCTGACCTTCGGTTCCAGCGGCGTCGGCAGCTCCGCGCACCTGACGGGCGAGCGCCTGGCGATGGAATCGAAGCTCAAGCTGACCCACGTGCCGTACAACGGCAGCGCGCCGATCCTGCCCGCGCTAGTGTCCGGCGAAGTCTCCGTGGCCTTCGACCCGCTGCTGGTGCCGATGCCGCATGTGAAGTCGGGCAAGATCAATGTGCTGGCCGTGGCCTCCGCCAAGCGCTGGCCCGGCGAGCCCAACATCCCGACCATGGAAGAAGCAGGTTTCCCCGGCTTCGTGATGAGTTCGTGGACCGGGCTGATGGCGCCGGCTGGCACGCCGCAACCGATCGTGGCCCGCATGGCCAAGGAAATCGCCGCGGCCACGCGCAGCCCGGAGGTCACGAAGAAGCTGACCGACCTAGGATTTGTGCCGGTAGGCGGTACGCCTGAGGAGTTCCGCAAGCTGATCGAGCGCGATACTACGCGCTATGCGGAGATTGTTAAGGCGGGGAAGATTACGCTGGATTGA
- a CDS encoding MipA/OmpV family protein, with amino-acid sequence MTELYPKRPSSCIALLLAAGAVLAPGLASAQTPAPLAEWQFSAGIPLQKLFEDTIPDWQVRLGAAAMVRPRYDGSSEYIVIGGPSIDIRYRDLAFASIGEGLGVNLLRGKNWRAGIALTYNLGRRAKEDSPHLDGMGNINPAPEGKLFAEYAVSKEFPLVLRIDARRSLGGSDGWVGDIGAYMPLPGSSEKFFWFAGPTVTLADSRYMNAWYGVSDSQARAGRPAYHARGGIKSYGFGVSAVWYFNKHWFATSDIAISQLAGDAADSPITRKSTNGVFDLSINYEF; translated from the coding sequence GTGACCGAGCTCTACCCCAAGCGTCCGTCCTCGTGCATTGCCCTGCTGCTGGCCGCCGGCGCCGTCCTGGCCCCGGGCCTGGCCAGCGCCCAGACCCCGGCACCGCTGGCGGAATGGCAGTTCTCCGCCGGCATTCCGCTCCAGAAGCTGTTTGAAGACACCATCCCCGACTGGCAAGTCCGGCTCGGCGCCGCGGCCATGGTGCGGCCGCGCTACGACGGCTCGTCGGAATACATCGTCATCGGCGGGCCCAGCATCGATATCCGCTACCGCGACCTGGCCTTTGCTTCGATCGGCGAAGGACTGGGCGTGAACCTGCTGCGGGGCAAGAACTGGCGCGCGGGGATCGCGCTGACCTACAACCTTGGACGGCGCGCAAAGGAGGATTCGCCGCACCTGGACGGCATGGGCAATATCAACCCGGCGCCGGAAGGCAAGCTGTTCGCGGAATACGCGGTCTCGAAGGAATTCCCGCTGGTGCTGCGCATCGACGCGCGCCGCAGCCTGGGCGGCAGCGACGGCTGGGTCGGCGATATCGGCGCCTATATGCCGCTGCCGGGTAGCTCCGAAAAATTCTTCTGGTTTGCCGGCCCCACCGTGACGCTGGCCGACTCGCGCTATATGAACGCCTGGTACGGCGTCAGCGACTCGCAGGCCCGCGCCGGGCGGCCCGCCTACCATGCGCGCGGCGGCATCAAGTCCTACGGCTTCGGCGTCAGCGCGGTGTGGTATTTCAACAAGCACTGGTTTGCCACCAGCGACATCGCGATCTCGCAGTTGGCCGGCGATGCGGCGGACAGCCCGATCACGCGCAAGTCGACCAACGGGGTCTTCGACCTGTCGATCAACTACGAATTCTGA
- a CDS encoding xanthine dehydrogenase family protein molybdopterin-binding subunit produces the protein MSVTGAPLDRVDGIPKVTGRARYTADHPLQGLAHAVMVTSTIPCGKITSMDTAACERMPGVRLVMTPFNAPHLPKGGKAAADIATAGHVMNLLQDTAIHYNNQPIAVVVADTLEQARDAARCLPVQYRRADAVLDFAQARTQARKPDEDEDGSADSHRGDPDAGLRSAAAVVDTVYTTPMENHNPMEPHATIAVWDGGELTLYDATQYVTGVRKVASATFGIPMEKVRVICPYVGGGFGCKGSVWSHVMLAAMAARQAGCPVKLVVDRTQMFGTVGARPLTEQHLVAAAAQDGALSAIRHDVTACTSMIEDWLESAALITRRLYACPNLQTSQRLVKLNIGTPTFMRAPGEATGSFALECALDELAEQLGIDPVALRLRNHADTDPEKQLPFSSKSLRECYREAAERFDWARRNPEPRSMHANGKLVGLGMATATYPTYRSGASAMVRLLPDGTALVRSGSQDLGTGTYTVMTQVAADALGLPPERVRFELGDTAFPEAPVSGGSQSVASVAPAVQQAAAAARGQLIRQAVADPASPLSGVPAKDVEIADGWLQRRSDPTQREPVSAPITRAGGHAIEARASAKPGKERKQYAMHAFGAVFAEVHVDPDLGEIRVRRIVASYGVGRLLNRKTAHSQLKGGIIWGIGMALHEKTELDPVTGRVANANLAEYHVPVNADVGTIDVTVVDEDDPHINALGTKGIGEIGIVGVAAAIANAVYHATGRRVRDLPITLDKLLD, from the coding sequence ATGAGCGTAACCGGGGCCCCCCTCGACCGTGTCGACGGCATCCCAAAGGTCACCGGCCGCGCCCGCTATACCGCCGACCATCCGCTGCAGGGCCTGGCCCATGCGGTGATGGTGACCAGCACCATCCCCTGCGGCAAGATCACGTCGATGGACACCGCCGCCTGTGAGCGCATGCCAGGCGTGCGGCTGGTGATGACACCCTTCAATGCACCGCACCTGCCCAAGGGCGGAAAGGCCGCCGCGGACATTGCCACGGCCGGGCACGTCATGAACCTGCTGCAGGACACCGCCATCCACTACAACAACCAGCCCATCGCCGTGGTCGTGGCCGACACCCTGGAGCAAGCGCGCGACGCCGCCCGCTGCCTGCCGGTGCAATACCGGCGCGCCGACGCCGTGCTGGACTTTGCGCAGGCCCGCACACAGGCACGCAAACCCGACGAGGACGAGGACGGATCGGCCGACAGCCATCGCGGCGATCCTGACGCCGGCCTGCGCAGCGCCGCCGCCGTGGTCGACACGGTCTACACCACGCCGATGGAAAACCATAACCCGATGGAGCCGCACGCCACCATCGCCGTCTGGGACGGCGGCGAGTTGACGCTGTACGACGCGACGCAATACGTCACCGGCGTCCGCAAGGTCGCATCGGCCACGTTCGGCATTCCCATGGAGAAGGTTCGCGTGATCTGCCCATACGTAGGCGGCGGTTTCGGCTGCAAGGGCTCGGTATGGTCCCACGTGATGCTGGCCGCGATGGCGGCGCGGCAGGCGGGCTGCCCGGTGAAGCTGGTGGTGGACCGGACGCAGATGTTCGGCACCGTAGGCGCGCGGCCCCTGACTGAGCAGCATCTGGTCGCTGCCGCGGCACAGGACGGCGCGCTGAGCGCAATCCGCCACGATGTGACCGCCTGCACCTCGATGATCGAAGACTGGCTTGAATCCGCGGCGCTGATCACGCGCCGGCTCTATGCCTGCCCCAACCTGCAGACCAGCCAGCGGCTGGTCAAGCTGAACATCGGCACCCCCACTTTCATGCGGGCGCCGGGCGAAGCCACTGGCAGCTTTGCGCTGGAATGCGCGCTGGACGAGCTGGCGGAACAGCTCGGCATCGACCCGGTCGCGCTGCGCCTGCGCAACCACGCCGATACCGACCCTGAGAAGCAGTTGCCGTTTTCCAGCAAATCGCTGCGTGAATGTTATCGGGAGGCCGCCGAGCGCTTCGACTGGGCGCGCCGCAACCCCGAACCGCGTTCGATGCACGCCAACGGCAAGCTGGTGGGCCTGGGCATGGCCACCGCGACCTATCCCACCTATCGTTCGGGCGCCAGCGCGATGGTGCGCCTGCTGCCGGACGGCACCGCACTGGTACGCTCCGGCTCGCAAGACCTCGGCACGGGCACCTATACGGTCATGACGCAGGTCGCAGCCGACGCACTGGGGCTGCCGCCCGAGCGCGTGCGCTTTGAACTGGGCGACACGGCCTTCCCCGAGGCCCCGGTGTCGGGGGGCTCGCAGTCGGTCGCCAGCGTCGCGCCTGCCGTGCAGCAAGCCGCCGCGGCCGCGCGCGGGCAACTGATCCGGCAAGCCGTGGCGGACCCGGCCTCGCCGCTGTCGGGCGTGCCGGCGAAAGACGTGGAGATTGCCGACGGCTGGCTGCAACGCCGCTCCGATCCGACGCAGCGCGAACCCGTGTCCGCGCCGATCACCCGCGCAGGTGGCCACGCGATCGAAGCGCGGGCCAGCGCCAAGCCCGGCAAGGAGCGGAAGCAATACGCAATGCACGCCTTTGGCGCGGTCTTTGCAGAGGTCCATGTCGATCCAGACCTGGGCGAGATCCGCGTCCGCCGCATCGTCGCCAGCTACGGCGTGGGCCGGCTGCTGAACCGCAAGACCGCGCACAGCCAGCTCAAGGGCGGCATTATCTGGGGCATCGGCATGGCGCTGCATGAGAAGACCGAGCTGGATCCCGTCACCGGGCGCGTGGCCAATGCCAACCTGGCCGAGTACCACGTGCCGGTCAATGCCGACGTCGGCACCATCGACGTGACAGTGGTGGACGAGGACGATCCACATATCAACGCGCTGGGCACCAAGGGCATCGGCGAGATCGGCATCGTCGGCGTGGCCGCGGCCATCGCCAATGCCGTGTACCATGCCACCGGCCGGCGCGTACGGGACCTGCCGATTACGCTGGACAAGCTGCTGGACTGA